TGGTGCTGGTGAACTGGCGGCTGACGTTGGTGGCGCTGCTGGTGGTGCCGGTGATATTGGTGTTAACGGCCGTTATCCAACGCATCTCCATGCCTGCCTTCATCAAACTCCAGCAAGAACTGGGCCAGCTCAGCGGCTTTCAGGAAGAAACCATCTCCGGCCAAAAAGTCATCATCAGCAGCCGCCGCCACGATTGGGCCGAGGAAAAAAACGAAGAGCAGGCCGGTGAAGTGTTCGACGTCGCCAGCAAGGCCTTCTTCACCTCGTTGCTGCAATTCCCGCTTACCCAATCCATGACCATGTTACAAATCACGCTGGTGTTAACGTTCGGTTCGCTGATGAGCCTGACCGGCCAGGCCAACATCGGCCAGGTGATGACGTTTGTCGGCTTTACCGGGCTGTTGGCGTCACCGCTCTCAGAAATCGCCAACCTCACCGCCACGACGTTGAACGCGGTGGCCGGTGGGCGGCGGGTGTTCGCCATCATAGATGAACAGCCGACAGTGGTGGACGATCCTCAGGCGGCCAATTATGCCTTCAAAGGTGGCCGCGTGGAGTTCGCCGAAGTAGATTTCAGCTATGTGCCGGGGCGCAAAATTCTCAAGCGCAACAGCTTTGTGGCCGAACCAGGGCAGAAAATCGGCATCTGCGGGCCAACCGGCGCGGGCAAAAGCACCATCATCAACATCCTGACGCGCTATTACGACCTGGATAGCGGCGCGATTTTTATAGATGGTCAGGACATCAGCCATCTGACGCAGGCCAGTTTGCGGCAGCAAGTGGGCGTGGTGCTGCAAGAAGCGTTCCTTTTCTCCGACACGGTGATGAACAATCTCAAGTACGCCCGCGAAGGCGCGACCGACGAGGAGTGCATCGCGGCGGCGAAGCAGGCCAATGCCCATGAATTCATCGTCAACCTGCCGCAAGGCTACGACACAATGATGACCGAACGCGGCTCGAATCTGAGCCAGGGTCAGCGGCAAATGGTGACGATTGCGCGGGCAATGGTGGCGAATCCGAAGATTTTGGTGCTAGACGAGGCCACGAGCAACGTGGACACGCGCACGGAAAAGCTCATTCAGGAGGGTTTAAACCGCCTGATGGCCGGACGCACCAGTTTTGTGATTGCCCATCGCCTCAGCACCATTCGGGACGCGCACAACATTATGGTGGTCAACGGCGGCGAGGTGGAGGAGTTTGGCCCGCACGAGGAACTGATGGCGAAGAAGGGCTTTTATTTCAATCTGTACATGAGCCAGTTTAAGGGCAAACTGCCGGGTAGTGAGGCGGTGGATACGAGCGGGTTTGTCAGTACGTGAGTATTGATTTGGGATTTCGGATTTCGGAGTGTAGTGGAACGGCAGGGTTCATCAAGCGGAACATCTTCCTTAAAAATTTACGCTGCCATTGTCATGCTGAGCGGAGTCTTCGGAGCGAAGCATCCCGCTCCTTAGCTGGCGGTGCTGATCGTCTTGCACGACCTGAACCTGGCGAGTTTGTACGCCGACCGGGTGGCGCTGTTGGTAGACGGCCGTTACCTGCTCATCCTCTTTGCCCATGGCTTGAGCGGTTTGCGAATGCAAAACAGCAGCATGATGCGCGAGCTGGCCAGTCATGGTTATGTCGTGGCGGCCATGGACCACACCTACGCCAACGCCATCACTATTTTCCCCGACGGCCGCGCCATCCTTTACGACCCGTGCCGTCTCTTTTCCGTCTTACCCAACTGCGCCACCAACTACGTGGACGGCAGCACCCTGGTGCGGCAGTGGGCCGACGATATGGCCTTTTTGCTGAACACCATCGCCGCCTGGGACGAGACGACCGGGGGCATCCTGGCGGGCAAGGTGGCAGTGGAGCGGGTAGGCGTGTTCGGCCACTCCACCGGCGGTGGGGCAGCGCTGCAATTTTGCCTGGACGACTCTCGCTGCGTCGCCGGATTGGGCCTGGACGCCTGGCTGCTGCCGGTTGACCGGCGGGCGTTAACCGAACCCCCGCCACAGCCGTTCCTCTTTCTCAACACGCCGGACTGGCTGGGTGCGGAGAACCAGGCTCACGGCCGCGCTCTGCTGGAAGCGCTGAACGTAGGCTTTGAGTTGACTCTGGCGGGGACGGGCCATTATGATTTTAGCGACATCGTCCTGCTCTCGCCGCTGACGGCCCGCCTGGGCATCTCCGGCGAAATTGACAGCCTGTACAGTTTGCAGCTGCAGAACCAGGTCGTTTTGTCCTTTTTCAACCGGTATCTGCGGCTGGCGGATGATGATTTCCTGGAACGGCCGTCGCCCTACCCGGAGTTGACGATCCGGCGGGTCAAGTGAAGATAGGCTGGGCGGGAACGGCCGTCGCTGCCTTCGGTCCGGCCCGGCGCTGTGGCTGTATCAGGCGCAGTTGAAGGAGAATCTATGAGCAAAGTTAACTCTCCATTGCCTACATCACAGCCCCCCAAAGCGCTTATAATAAAACTGCAAGTCCATCGTCGCTGCGGTCGGCGACTACCAAATTCGCATTAGGAGGTGATATTGAGCATATTCTGTTAGAATTTCTCCGCATCACACCCCGCATCAATCCTCCCTGGTCACTTTATTTACCTCAGTCCATGATCACTTAAAGGAGATAGATGATGAGTCACAAATCCGTTACACTTCGCTCAACGGCCGTTCTGCTCTTCTTCATCGCCATGTTGGCGGCCATTTTTTACACAGCCGGCCGCACAATTGCCCAAACGAATTCCCCAGACGCATCCCCAACCGTTCATCTCACCAGCAACGGTATCCGGCTGGAGAGCGGCCTTCCCCTGCCAGCATTCCAATTTTTGCCGCCGCAAGTCTCGGCCGATGGCTCCGTTCGCCCGCTAGGCGGTCGTTTTAGCGCCATCGGCCGGGTAATAGACCCCATCCAGGAGCCGTACCTCAACCAACCCCGCTTCACCGTCTTTAACGAAGACACCAACAGCGTCCTGGAGCAATATGGGGCAACCGGCGGATTCTACGCCTATAACTCAACCGAGGCATTTGGCGAAACATCGCGCGGCGGCGTTAATCCGGTTATCGCGCAGCAGTTAGCCTGCCAGGTTCTCTACGGCAACAATCAAATGCTGCTGCCGGACAATAGTCTCATCGGCACGCCTGATGTGCAGTTTTGTGACTACGATTTCAGCAGCAACCCGTATGACGTCTCTCCCATTCAGGCTGCTGCCGCCGACGCCGCCGGGCGTAGTTTGGGCAGCGCCGAGACCATCGGCATTGTGGTGCAGGTTCCGATGGTGGTGAAGACCGGCCAATTCAGCCAGGTGCCTCAGGTAGAACTTGGCGGCGCGGGCGGCCATATCTCGCTGCTGTTCCGCACTACCGATGTCACTGAAGGGGGCTTTTCGTTAGACAACCAGGTGCCGGGCTTGGGCGCGGTGGCGCTGCCTTTCTACGGCCGTTCGCTGCAATTTCTCGGCAACTTCCCCACTCGTGATCTGGCCGATGTGCAGACCGAAGTGGAAGCGCAGGTCGAAGGCAGCTACCCCGATGCGACCAGCATCAATGTGCCGCCGCCGGTCTTACGCTATATGGCTGGCGATGCCGCTCAGGCGCAAACTGTGTTGGAGCCGATGTTTGAGTTTGAAGATATTGAAGTGGTGGTGGACGGCGAGACGATCATCCTGCGCGGCATTATCATACCGGCGCTGGAAACGGGCAGCGGTGGCTTTGGGCCAGATGTAGCCATTATCTCCCCGGACGAAGGCAGCCCCTTTATGCCGGGAACGGCCGTTGACCTGACAGGTTCTATCACTGCCGGGCAAGCCCCCTACACCTACACCTGGAGCCTGAACGATGGCACGGTGCTGGCAGCAGGCACACTGGCTGTGCCAGGGGAAACTTCCACCACGGCCACCGATTTACCGGCCGATTCCCATGGCGGCTTCCCGGCCCCGATTATCGTCTTGCTGGAAGTGGAAGATGGCGTCGGCGCAGTGCGCCAGGATACGCTCACCCTTGTCCCGGCCGTCGCCCCCAGTCTCTATCTGCCAACTATCACAAAGAACAGCGCGGCCAGTTTGTCGGCCTCGACGACTCCCTTCCAACCCCTGGCTGAGCGTGGACCGGCAGCGATAACGGCCGTTTACCGCTTTGGCGTCCATGCCGGTTCCGACTATCCCCCCTACGGCGCAGGCGGCGCCGACCTCCCCGGCGTCATCCCCGACGCCTCTGGCTTCCGCACCGCCATGCTCAACTACGGCTGGACCTCCACCTACAATTGGTGGAACGCTTCCGCCTGGGAAAAAGATTGGCGGGATTGCGGTCTGGGCGGCATTGATTGTTCCCAGGGCGTAGACCGGGTAGATTTTGCCTACTACGCTGGTCATGCCGGCGCTGGTGGTCTCAGCCTGCCTTCCAACAAAGATAGCTCCTGGTTCGATGGGGCCAACGCCCGCTACTCCACCTTGCGCTGGGCCGGGTTTGCCGCCTGCCAACCCCTGCGCGTCCAGGGCTTCCCGGCCGGTTCAGAGCCAATCCGCCGCTGGTTCGGCGCATTCCAGGGCGCTCACATGCTGCTGGGCTATAACAGCAACATGCGCGATGTCGCCTTTGGCCCCCGCCTGGTAGACAACATGCGCCCCGTCACCTTCTTCGGCATTACCCTGTTCCAACGCAGCATTCGTGAGGCCTGGGTGCAAACCGCTTTCCAAATGAACGCCGGTAAACCGGCCTACATCTACGCCATCGGGACCAATGGTGTTAACCCGGTCAACAACGTGCTGCCGCGCTCTGGCGATCCGGCGCTGCCCCGGCCCTATCCGGTGGCTTCTTACAACTGGGTCTGGTGGAATGAGTAACTGAGCGCAAGTCGGGCGAGACGGGTGGGGATTGAGGTCTTGGTGAATTGTAAAGCATCTCCTGCAAAGTGCCGTGAACCATGCCGATTCGCGGAATATAGCTTCGTAGTGGGCATACGTCTCAGAACCTTGTCCGGGCCAGTCCGCCGACGGCCGTTCAACCAGCCTTCACCCACGCATAGCCCACTCCCCAATGATACGAGGCTTGCTTCCGGGGAAATGGCCTTGAGAGGGTGGTCATTTGGTGGTGTTAAGAGGAAGCAGCGTAGCCCTGGGGCTGTGCCCAGGCACAATCGGCGTGACAAGGTAAAAAACATACCCATACCAGGCTGAGTAGTGGCGGTACAGCTCAATCTCCGCCTGTTCCGCATCCAGAACGCGCTGCGCCTCGGTATTGTCCCCGTACTGCTCGCGCAGCGCGGTGATGCGTGCGGCTATGGGATGATAGTAATTGTCCCACCAGGCGCTCTCCGGCAGCACAAAATGGCCCAGGGCGCGATAGCCTGCGGCCGTCAGGCGGGCCAGATTCTCCTCGATGGTAGCCATTTCCGGGTACTCCATTCGCCAAAAAGCGGCGGCCTCGGCGGGCGGGTTCGGTTTCAGCCAGGTGAGATCGGTCACGGCGACAAAGCCGCCTGGCTTCAGCAATCTGCGCCACTCGCGCAGCCCTCGCTCAAAGCCGATGATGTAGATCGCCCCCTCCGACCAGATCAGGTCGAACGGCTCGGCGAAATCGAGGTCGAACATGGAGGCGTTCAGCGGTCGGATGCGCTCGGACAAGCCGGCCCGCGCTGCCCGGCGGGTCAGGTCGTCTAAGAAGGGCTGGTGGTTATCAACGGCCGTTATCATCCCCCCACTCGCCCGCGCCAACACCACCGTCTGCGCCCCAGGGCCGCAGCCAACATCCAGAATTCGGGGGGCGGGGGGCAGGTCGGGCAGCATAGCCAGGGCTTGCCGCGTCGCTTCATCGCTGCCGGGCGCTTCGCGGGGTAAATCGCGGTGAACGGCCCAGAAAATCTCTTGCGCGAATGAATGGGTCATCGTTTCTCCTTTTCACGTAAAACCCGGCTATAAACCGGCGCTGTCGTTGCGACAACTTGTCGTTGCGACAACTTGTCGTTGCGACAACTTGTCGTTGCGACGACTTGTCGTTGCGACTACTTGTCGTTGCGACTATTTGTCGTTGCGACTACTTGGCGAATGGGGCAACATGCCCCGCTGCATGGCGACGGCAATCGCCTCCGCCCGCGATTCTACCCCCATCTTGTTGTAGATGTTGGTCAGGTGGGCTTTCACGGTGCGCTCGGCCACGCCCAGCTGTTGGGCGATCTCTTTGTTGCGGTCGCCGCGGGCCACGGCCGTTAACACCATCAGCTCCCGCTCCGTCAGGGTTTCATCGGCAACGGCCGTTGTCCCTTGTTCGACCGGTTGCGGCTGCAGCGCCCGCTGCAAAATCTCCGGTTGCAGCAGCGTCTCCCCCTGCGCGGCGGCGCGAATGGTGCGAAACAGCGTCTCGCGGCCGGTATCCTTCAGCAAAAAGCTGCGCGCCCCCGCCTGCAACCCCTGGCGCAGCAGATCATCCTCGTTGTAGGTAGTCAGGATGATGATGGCGATTTCCGGCCATTGGGCGCGAATGTGGCCGATAGCTTCCAGGCCATCCATGCCCGGCATCCGCAAATCCATCAGCACGACATCCGGCTGTAATTCCCCGGCCAGGCGCACGGCCGTTGCCCCATCCGCCGCCTCGCCCACCACCGCAATATCCCCTTCCAGGCTGAGAATCAGCTGCAATCCCTCACGCACCACCAGATGGTCATCAACAATCAAGACGCGGATCATAAAACCTCTTTAGCGAGAGCGAGAGTACCCTCTTCCTCTAGCTCTAGCTCTCGCTCTGGCTTACTCTTAGGCGCAGGGTGGTTCCCGCGCCGGGCTGGCTTTCGATGCTGAATTGGCCGCCGGTTAGCCGCGCCCGTTCGCGCAGCCCGATCAGGCCATAATGCCCGGCCGGGGTAGACTGCTGCGGGTCGAAGCCCCGGCCATTGTCGCGCAGGGCGAGGTGATAACGGCCGTTATCCCCATCAATAGTCAGCCAAACGGCCGTTGCCTGGGCGTGGCGGGCCACATTACTCAACCCCTCGCGCACAAAACGGGCCGCCTGCTCCGCCCCCTGCTCATCTAACGCCCATGTCTCCGGCAGCACCAGATGGCAGGGGATGCCGGTCATCTGCGTAAACTGCGCCGCCTCGCGCTCAATCGTTTCTGGCAGCGATGCCGGGTAAGCGCGTAAATCGTCAATGGCGCGGCGAGCGTCTTGCAGCGTGGCGCGGGCGCGGCTCTTGGCCTGCGCGGCAATCTGCGCCGCGCGCTCTGGCTGCTCCCGCTCCAGGCTGGCTTCCAGCGCTTCCAGTTGCAATACCAACCCGGCTACCCCTTGCGCCAGGGTGTCGTGCAGCTCCCGTGCCATGCGCTGTCGCTCGGTTTGCAGCGTCAACTGCTCCACCCGCTGCGCGTATTCGGCCAACTGCCGGTGGGCCGCTTCCAATTCGCCCAGCAGCCTTTGCGCTTCCTGTCGGGCATTCATCTGCTGCACAAAAAGCAGCACATAGGTAAAGACAAAGAGCAGCATGACCGTGGCCAACATTAGCCAGGTGGTCAGCGCCTGCTCCCCGCCCACCCAGGCCAACGTCAGCAGCAGCAAGACCAGAAAGCCTACCAACGCCGCCAGGGAACGCCGCCAATCTTGCAGCATCCCCACCGTCTCCCCGGCCAAGGCCACAATCAGGCCAAAGGCGATGGCCGCGCTCTGGCTGAGCCACACCAGCGCCAGGATGAGCGCTACCTGGAGCGGCAGATAGGCGGCCAGGCGACGGCCGTCGGATACAAAGAAGGGGCTGAGCAGGTGCAGCAGGGCGTGGCCCCCCATAAGCAGGGTGAAGAAGATGACCTGGGGCGGTTGGCGCAGGCTGGGCGTCTCGTAGAGGGCGACGATGGCGAGGAAGGTCAGCGCGGCCAGCAGGATGATGAAAAACGGCCGTGTGGTACGCAGTTCCTCTCTGATTTGCGGGTCAATCGGCAAAAAACGGCTCATGGCCTCCATTATAACAGCATCTCCCCCGGTGGATATTGTCCGAAAGGGCATTGTACCAAAGGGCAGTCCCGGCCATGCCCAAAAGCGCGATGTGGCCGAGGCCGGACTTTGCTATCTTATAGGCGTTAGAGGCCGCGATTACCCCAATCTGCGGCACGAGGAGATACCGATGAACGACATCATGATTGAAGTAGAAGGATTGCGTAAACAATATGGCGATTTTGTCGCCGTGGCCGACGTGGGTTTCACGGTTCGGCGCGGCGAGATTTTTGGACTGCTTGGCCCCAACGGCGCGGGCAAAACCAGCGCGCTGGAATGCCTGGAAGGGATTCGCCAGCCAGACGCGGGCAAACTGCGGGTGGCGGGCATTGACCCCACCCGCGAAGCGCGTAAGCTGCGTCAGGTGATTGGGGTGCAGCTTCAGGCGGCCGGGCTGCCGGAAAGCATCACCCCGGATGAGGTGATGGCTCTCTTTTGCCGCTATCAGGCTGTTGCCCCGCGCTACGATTTACTGGAACGCTTTGGCCTGACAGTGAAGCGGCGCACCCAATTCCACCAGCTTTCCACCGGGCAGCAGCGCCGTTTGGCGTTGGCGCTGGCTATTGCCCACGAGCCGGCGGTGCTCTTCCTCGATGAGCCAACGGCCGGGCTGGACGTGAACTCGCGGGCGGAGCTGCATGGGGTGATGGGCGAACTGCGGCAGCAAGGGACAACCATCATCCTGGCGACCCACGACATGGCCGAGGCGGAGGCGTTGGCCGACCGGGTGGCGATTTTGCTGAACGGCCGTTTAGCCGCCAGCGGCGCCCCTCTGGAATTAACCGCCGCCGGGAACGGCCTGACGAAAGTCTCTGTCCATACCCGCGATGGGCTGCTGTTGGCAAACCACACCCCCATCCCGGCCGTGACGCAGCAAACGGTCAAAGAGCAGTACGCCATCTACTTCAGCCACAACATCGGCCAGACCGTCTCCGCCCTCATCGCCCACATCGCCGACCAGGGGGATGAACTGATAGATTTGCGCGTCGAACGGCCGTCGCTCGAAGACCGCTTCCTGGAACTAACCAACGAACGGCCGTAAGCCGTATTCCATGACCTGGCGACTACCCGACTTTAGACAAGGAGACTACCATGCACGCCTTTACCGCTCACTTCGCTTTTGAATTTCGCAGCGGCATCCGCAACAAAAACCTGCTGCTGCTCAACTACCTCTTTCCGCTCGGCTTCTACCTGATGATGGGGCTGATCATGACCGGCATCAACCCCCTCTTCCAGGACACCATCCTGCCGGCCATGACCCTCTTCGCCGTCCTGGCCGCCACCCTGCTCGGCCTGCCCGACCCGCTGGTCAACGCCCGCGAGAGCGGCATCTTCCGCAGCTACAAAATCAACGGCGTCCCGGCCGCCTCCATCCTGGCGATTCCGGCGCTGACCACCGCCCTGCACCTGACTGTGGTAATGGCGATTATCAGCCTGACGGCGCCGCTGCTGTTCGACGCCCCCACGCCGCAAAATTGGGGCGCGTTTCTGCTGGTCTTCGCCGTGGCGACCTTTGCCTGCGCCAGTTGGGGCGTCCTCATCGGCGTGGTCTCGCCCAGCACGCGGATGACGGTGCTGTATGCCCAGGCCGTCTTTCTGCCCTCCATGCTGATTGGCGGCCTGATGCTGCCCTATGGTATGCTGCCGGAAACGGCCGCTGCCTTCGCCCAACTCTTGCCCGCCACCCACGCCATGAACGCCTTCAACGGGCTGGCGATGGGCACAGGGGCCGACTTTAGCCCCTGGGGGTCGCTGGTTGTGCTGCTGCTGAGCGGGCTGTTGGCATTGGGGTTGGCGGGCTATCTGTTTAGCTGGGACAGCCGTAATACAGAGCGGCGGGGGCATCCGCTGCTGACGCTGCTGGTTTTAACGCCTTTTGTGGTGGGGTTACTGGTGTTCTAATTTGCTGAGGCAATTATGAAAACACACAGCAATTCTCAATTTGGCATGGGGGTATAGTCGGGGTGGGACGGCGCGGACAGGTAGCAGCCGCAGCGGACGGCATTTTCCCGCGCCGTCTCGCCCAATGGGACCCAAAGAGGGGCGAGACAGGCGGGAGGCCAGGCTTTGGTGATTGGCAAAGATGCTCCACCGCCTGTCCCGCCCTGACTATACCCCCATGCCAAATTGAGAATTGCTGGGATGGGATGTGTTGATGGTGAAACGGCCGTTTTTCCTCTCGCCTTCAAGCAAAAGACAGGGTAGGATTGTTGGCCTAGCGTAGCGCTTGAATTTGGGCACGTAGACAGAACGAGAAGCCAATGGTCCACAAAGAAGCAAAAGCCAGAATCAAAATCAACAAGCTGTTGGAACAAGCCGGATGGCGTTTTTTTGACGACAAAAACGGCCGTGCCAACATCCAGCTTGAACTCAACGCCAAAATCAGCCAAACACAGTTCGACGCCTTTGGCGAAAACTTTGAAAGCAGCCAAAACGGGTACGTGGATTTTCTGCTGCTCAACGAAAAAGGGCAGCCCCTTCAATGTCTTGGAAGCCAAATCGCCAGATCATCACCCGCTACCAGCAAAAAATCACAGAGCGCATCGCCCGCGTCTGGGGAGAATAGGCCAGCAATGGGCCAAACCAGCCGCGCCAGGATAACAAAAGCTGCTCGCGCCAAGATTGGTCCAATCTTCCCTTACGTTATAACCGATAATCAGGTAAAATAGGTTCTGTACTTTTCTAACTGAAAACCATTTGGATCGAGGCGCCTTAACCCCCGGATGGGTAGGCTCAATGGCGAAGCCGGTAACGTCTGTGGCAAATAAATTATTTGCTCGCAGAAAGAGTCCGGCGCTGTCCCGCAACTGTATTCCGCGTCAGCGGAGAGTCAGGTCGCCCACCTTGATCTAAGTTACCACACGCTTCGAGGACAAGGAGGTGGAACTGTGATTTGCAAACCCGGTTTCTTATCACACCATTGGTAAATTAAAATCAACCAATCTTAATCCACCCCCCGTCACATGATGGGGGGTTTTTTCGTTTAAAGGCAGATAGTCAATCATTGGAGAAGACTTCATGAGTGGGCTGCATCCACCACCACGAATGAAAACCCTGGGAGCGCAGGCGTCTCGCCTGCCGAAGCGGACGGGACGTCCGCGCTCCCATTTTCACAGGAGATAAACAAACATGAAAAAAAATAGCATCGGCCTCTGGCTGATATTGATGTTAGCGACGGTTTTTGGATTGAGCGGCTGCGGCGGGCAAACGGCCGTTTCCCCCACCGCCGAACCCACTGCTATACCCGCCGCCGTTGAACCAACGGCCGTATCCCCATCCCTCACCTTCACCGATGGCCTGGGCAATACCATCGAACTAGCCGGCCCGGCGCAGCGCATCATCTCCCTGGCCCCGTCCAATACCGAGGTTTTGTTCTATGTCGGCGCGGGGGCGCAGGTCGTGGGGCGTGATTCAGTGTCCGATTACCCGGAGGCAGCCCTGGCTGTGGCCGACATCGGCGGTGGTTTTGGCGAATTGGCGATGGAGACCATCATTGCCCTGGAACCCGACCTGGTGCTGGCAGCCGACATCACCCCACCGGAACAAATCAAAGCGCTTACCGATGTGGGGCTGACCGTGTATGCCCTGCCCAACCCCTTGACGTTAGACGACATGTTTAACAATCTGCGCACCGTCGCCCAACTGACCGGCCACCAGGCAGAGACAGAACGGTTGGTAGCCGATCTGGCGGCGCGAGTAACGGCCGTTACCGACAAAATTGCCACCGCCAGCGCCACCCCCCTGGTCTTTTATGAACTAGACAGCACCGACGCCAACGCCCCCTGGACGGCCGGGGCAGGCACGTTTGTGGATACGCTCATCACCATGGGCGGCGGCCAAAACGTGGGCGCGATGATGGACAGCGCCTGGGCGCAGATCAGCATCGAAGAGCTGCTGGTTCAGGACCCCGACGTGATTTTGTTGGGTGACTACACCTGGGGCGGTGTGACGCCGGAAGATGTGGCCGCCAGAGAGGCGTGGCAAGGGTTAACGGCCGTGCAAAACAATACCATCTACACCTTCGACGACAACACCGTCAGCCGCCCCGGCCCGCGCCTGGTAGATGGCCTGGAAGCGATGGCCAAAGCGCTGCACCCCGAGTTGTTTGAATAGATTGTTTGATGGTGGGGTAATAAGGACGTTACATGGCCCATTCCCGATTTCGCCCCTACCTCATCAACAGCCTGCTGCTGGTCCTGGCGCTGCTGGCCAGCGTGGCCATTGGCGCGGTGTACATCGCGCCGGCAACCGTGCTGCGCATTTTCCTGGGGCATCTTCCTGGGGTGAACATGGCGGGGGATTGGCCGGCAACGGCCGTCACCATCATCATGCAAGTGCGCCTGCCCCACACTGTGTTGGTCGCCCTGACCGGGGCGGCGCTGGCCGGCAGCGGCGCGGCCTACCAGGGCCTTTTTCGCAACCCACTGGCCGACCCGTACCTGATCGGCGTGGCCTCCGGCGCCGGTCTGGGCGCGGTATTGGCAATGTCGCGCAGTTGGCCGACAAACTGGCTGGCGTTGTACGCCGTACCGGTGGCCGCTTTTCTGGGGGCCGTCGTTACCATTATCATCGTCTACACGCTGGCCAGGACTGGGCCAACCCTGCAAACCACCACCCTGATTCTGGCTGGCGTGGCCTTTAGCTCCTTCGCCACCGCCCTGACCTCATTCCTGATGCTGCGCTCCAACGCTGAACTGCGCCGGGCGCTGGGCTGGCTGTTGGGCGGTTCCATTCTCAGCGGCTGGACGCCGGTGTTGGCGATGCTGCCCTATGTCACCGTGGGCCTGCTGCTGCTGCTGACGATGGGCCACACCCTGAACGTGCTGCAATTTGGCGATGACCAGGCGCAGCAAATGGGTCTCAACGTCGAGCGCAGCAAACGCCTGCTCATCATCGCCGCTTCGCTGACGACGGCCGCGGCGGTGGCTTTTTCCGGCATCATCGGCTTTGTTGGCCTGATTGTGCCCCATTTGGTGCGGCTGCTCTGGGGGCCGGACTATCGGCATCTGACGCCGCTGTCCATCATTGGCGGCGGCACACTGCTGCTGCTGGCCGACATTCTGGCGCGGGTGGTGCTGGCTCCCCAGGTTTTGCCGGTGGGCGTGGTGACAGCCCTGGCCGGCGCGCCCTTCTTCTTATGGATTTTGTACCGGGCGAAGGCGAAGGTAATGTGGTAGAGGAAGAAGGGGAATTTATGACAAAGGATGGCCGAGATG
This genomic window from Candidatus Leptovillus gracilis contains:
- a CDS encoding ABC transporter ATP-binding protein produces the protein MTTVTRESFTLKGRIEARKRTPVTEKKDDTLQIVGRLVNYMAGGKDRSRFIMALVVRFGAVLALIAIPTLTGTAINVASDPNGSVTELQRWAGLAIGAGFVFLLLSATAERVFSGLATHGLYNLQRDLFDHMQTLSLSFFDRQPLGELMSRVTNDTETVALFYESAVAQMIRALFQIMLIMVMMVLVNWRLTLVALLVVPVILVLTAVIQRISMPAFIKLQQELGQLSGFQEETISGQKVIISSRRHDWAEEKNEEQAGEVFDVASKAFFTSLLQFPLTQSMTMLQITLVLTFGSLMSLTGQANIGQVMTFVGFTGLLASPLSEIANLTATTLNAVAGGRRVFAIIDEQPTVVDDPQAANYAFKGGRVEFAEVDFSYVPGRKILKRNSFVAEPGQKIGICGPTGAGKSTIINILTRYYDLDSGAIFIDGQDISHLTQASLRQQVGVVLQEAFLFSDTVMNNLKYAREGATDEECIAAAKQANAHEFIVNLPQGYDTMMTERGSNLSQGQRQMVTIARAMVANPKILVLDEATSNVDTRTEKLIQEGLNRLMAGRTSFVIAHRLSTIRDAHNIMVVNGGEVEEFGPHEELMAKKGFYFNLYMSQFKGKLPGSEAVDTSGFVST
- a CDS encoding methyltransferase domain-containing protein, which encodes MTHSFAQEIFWAVHRDLPREAPGSDEATRQALAMLPDLPPAPRILDVGCGPGAQTVVLARASGGMITAVDNHQPFLDDLTRRAARAGLSERIRPLNASMFDLDFAEPFDLIWSEGAIYIIGFERGLREWRRLLKPGGFVAVTDLTWLKPNPPAEAAAFWRMEYPEMATIEENLARLTAAGYRALGHFVLPESAWWDNYYHPIAARITALREQYGDNTEAQRVLDAEQAEIELYRHYSAWYGYVFYLVTPIVPGHSPRATLLPLNTTK
- a CDS encoding response regulator transcription factor, giving the protein MIRVLIVDDHLVVREGLQLILSLEGDIAVVGEAADGATAVRLAGELQPDVVLMDLRMPGMDGLEAIGHIRAQWPEIAIIILTTYNEDDLLRQGLQAGARSFLLKDTGRETLFRTIRAAAQGETLLQPEILQRALQPQPVEQGTTAVADETLTERELMVLTAVARGDRNKEIAQQLGVAERTVKAHLTNIYNKMGVESRAEAIAVAMQRGMLPHSPSSRNDK
- a CDS encoding sensor histidine kinase, with translation MSRFLPIDPQIREELRTTRPFFIILLAALTFLAIVALYETPSLRQPPQVIFFTLLMGGHALLHLLSPFFVSDGRRLAAYLPLQVALILALVWLSQSAAIAFGLIVALAGETVGMLQDWRRSLAALVGFLVLLLLTLAWVGGEQALTTWLMLATVMLLFVFTYVLLFVQQMNARQEAQRLLGELEAAHRQLAEYAQRVEQLTLQTERQRMARELHDTLAQGVAGLVLQLEALEASLEREQPERAAQIAAQAKSRARATLQDARRAIDDLRAYPASLPETIEREAAQFTQMTGIPCHLVLPETWALDEQGAEQAARFVREGLSNVARHAQATAVWLTIDGDNGRYHLALRDNGRGFDPQQSTPAGHYGLIGLRERARLTGGQFSIESQPGAGTTLRLRVSQSES
- a CDS encoding ABC transporter ATP-binding protein yields the protein MNDIMIEVEGLRKQYGDFVAVADVGFTVRRGEIFGLLGPNGAGKTSALECLEGIRQPDAGKLRVAGIDPTREARKLRQVIGVQLQAAGLPESITPDEVMALFCRYQAVAPRYDLLERFGLTVKRRTQFHQLSTGQQRRLALALAIAHEPAVLFLDEPTAGLDVNSRAELHGVMGELRQQGTTIILATHDMAEAEALADRVAILLNGRLAASGAPLELTAAGNGLTKVSVHTRDGLLLANHTPIPAVTQQTVKEQYAIYFSHNIGQTVSALIAHIADQGDELIDLRVERPSLEDRFLELTNERP
- a CDS encoding ABC transporter permease is translated as MHAFTAHFAFEFRSGIRNKNLLLLNYLFPLGFYLMMGLIMTGINPLFQDTILPAMTLFAVLAATLLGLPDPLVNARESGIFRSYKINGVPAASILAIPALTTALHLTVVMAIISLTAPLLFDAPTPQNWGAFLLVFAVATFACASWGVLIGVVSPSTRMTVLYAQAVFLPSMLIGGLMLPYGMLPETAAAFAQLLPATHAMNAFNGLAMGTGADFSPWGSLVVLLLSGLLALGLAGYLFSWDSRNTERRGHPLLTLLVLTPFVVGLLVF
- a CDS encoding ABC transporter substrate-binding protein, with the translated sequence MKKNSIGLWLILMLATVFGLSGCGGQTAVSPTAEPTAIPAAVEPTAVSPSLTFTDGLGNTIELAGPAQRIISLAPSNTEVLFYVGAGAQVVGRDSVSDYPEAALAVADIGGGFGELAMETIIALEPDLVLAADITPPEQIKALTDVGLTVYALPNPLTLDDMFNNLRTVAQLTGHQAETERLVADLAARVTAVTDKIATASATPLVFYELDSTDANAPWTAGAGTFVDTLITMGGGQNVGAMMDSAWAQISIEELLVQDPDVILLGDYTWGGVTPEDVAAREAWQGLTAVQNNTIYTFDDNTVSRPGPRLVDGLEAMAKALHPELFE